Proteins from one Bradyrhizobium roseum genomic window:
- a CDS encoding LysR family transcriptional regulator: MASRFLRELTIRQLRALAAVHSDRSVTAAAKRLHLTQPAVTLQIRNLQGLAGLPLIQRTGDGMLLTDAGREVLALSERIEAAITDCETSLEMMAGKTAGRISIGAVSTAKYFVPFMISGFSRLHPNVNVTLSIGNRQEIGTALRGYDLDFAIMGRPPADIDMDVRLIGDHPHVIIAPTGHRLARKSRIALADLAEETFLMREPGSGTRGLMEQLFETARLRPRIGMAMSSNETIKQAVIAGLGIAFISAHTVATELDERRLVTLDVVGLPVVRQWFVLSRKDKILLPPARAMLDFLGARGAQFLPRTRGRVRLTRPSARGKR, translated from the coding sequence ATGGCAAGCCGGTTTCTGAGAGAACTGACCATTCGCCAGCTTCGCGCGCTGGCGGCCGTTCACAGCGACCGATCGGTAACCGCGGCCGCCAAGCGGCTGCATCTGACGCAGCCGGCCGTCACGCTGCAGATCCGCAATTTGCAGGGCCTGGCGGGCTTGCCGCTGATTCAGCGCACCGGCGACGGAATGCTTCTGACCGATGCGGGGCGCGAGGTGCTGGCGCTTTCCGAACGCATCGAGGCGGCGATTACGGACTGCGAGACCTCGCTGGAGATGATGGCGGGCAAGACCGCCGGGCGCATTTCGATCGGCGCCGTCAGCACCGCGAAATACTTCGTGCCGTTCATGATCTCCGGATTTTCCAGGCTGCACCCGAATGTCAATGTCACGCTTTCGATCGGCAACCGGCAGGAGATCGGCACCGCGCTGCGCGGATACGACCTCGATTTCGCGATCATGGGCCGCCCACCGGCCGACATCGATATGGACGTTCGCCTGATCGGCGATCATCCCCACGTCATCATCGCGCCGACCGGCCATCGCCTGGCGCGAAAATCCCGCATTGCGCTCGCCGACCTGGCTGAAGAGACCTTCCTGATGCGCGAGCCAGGGTCGGGCACGCGCGGCCTGATGGAGCAATTGTTCGAAACGGCGCGCCTCCGCCCCAGGATCGGCATGGCGATGAGCAGCAACGAAACCATCAAGCAGGCGGTGATCGCCGGCCTTGGGATCGCGTTCATTTCCGCGCATACGGTGGCCACCGAACTCGACGAGCGACGGCTGGTGACGCTCGATGTGGTCGGACTTCCCGTGGTCCGGCAATGGTTCGTGCTTTCCCGCAAGGACAAGATCCTGCTGCCACCGGCGCGAGCGATGCTGGACTTCCTTGGCGCACGCGGTGCGCAGTTCCTGCCGCGAACCCGCGGCAGGGTCCGGCTCACCCGCCCATCGGCGCGCGGAAAGCGCTGA
- a CDS encoding class 1 fructose-bisphosphatase, which translates to MDERVTLRSHLDRSVQDTPNGPAVAAVIEALATASIGLADLIADGPLAGITGRHSGINPDGDLQKDIDVAADEMMRHALGTAPVAAVLSEEAELPEVFDAAAPLCVAIDPLDGSANLENNISVGTIFSIRPSGHDIVSTFFEPGTAQCAAGFVVYGPQTTLVLALNGSVDIFILDRRVREFLMTARGVRIAPDTPEFAINASNRRHWHGPVRAYIDECLAGTNGNGGADFNMRWIGSLVAESLRILVRGGVFLYPADARPGYREGRLRLLYEAHPMALVMEWAGGSATTGRRRILEMSARTPHQRVPLIMGSAYGVRDVAAIHEGIEPMFDNSDAPLFARRGLFR; encoded by the coding sequence ATGGACGAACGCGTGACGTTGCGTTCGCATCTCGATCGTTCGGTGCAGGACACGCCGAACGGCCCCGCAGTCGCCGCCGTGATCGAGGCGTTGGCGACGGCGTCGATCGGCCTTGCCGACCTGATCGCCGATGGGCCGCTGGCCGGCATCACCGGACGGCATAGCGGGATCAATCCCGACGGCGATCTGCAGAAGGATATCGACGTTGCCGCCGACGAGATGATGCGCCATGCGCTAGGTACCGCGCCGGTTGCCGCCGTGCTGTCCGAGGAAGCGGAACTGCCCGAGGTTTTCGACGCCGCCGCGCCGCTGTGTGTTGCGATCGATCCGCTCGACGGATCGGCCAATCTCGAAAACAATATCTCGGTCGGGACGATCTTTTCGATCCGGCCGAGCGGCCACGACATCGTATCCACCTTCTTCGAACCCGGCACGGCGCAATGCGCCGCGGGGTTTGTGGTGTACGGGCCGCAGACCACGCTGGTGCTGGCGCTGAACGGGAGCGTCGACATCTTCATTCTCGATCGGCGCGTCCGGGAATTTCTGATGACCGCGCGCGGTGTCAGGATCGCGCCGGATACGCCGGAGTTCGCGATCAATGCATCGAACAGGCGGCACTGGCACGGCCCGGTTCGCGCCTATATCGACGAATGCCTTGCAGGCACCAACGGCAACGGTGGCGCCGACTTCAACATGCGCTGGATCGGCTCGCTCGTCGCGGAATCACTGCGCATTCTCGTCCGTGGCGGCGTTTTTCTTTACCCGGCCGATGCCCGACCCGGATATCGCGAGGGACGGTTGCGGCTGCTCTACGAAGCTCATCCGATGGCGCTGGTGATGGAATGGGCGGGCGGGTCCGCAACCACCGGGCGCCGGCGGATCTTGGAAATGTCGGCAAGGACCCCGCACCAGCGCGTGCCGTTGATCATGGGGTCGGCATATGGCGTTCGCGATGTCGCGGCAATCCATGAAGGCATCGAGCCAATGTTCGACAACAGCGATGCGCCGTTGTTCGCGCGGCGCGGCCTGTTTCGCTGA
- a CDS encoding phosphoribulokinase: MSRSYPIISITGSSGAGTTSVKKTFENIFRREKVAAAYVEGDAFHRYNRAEMRTKMAEEAVRGNRHFSHFSPETNLFEALEKLFRDYGESGTGTTRHYVHDDQEAKLYGADPGTFTEWTSLPEKSDLLFYEGLHGAVVTEKVNIAQHADLKIGVVPVINLEWIQKLHRDRSDRGYTAEAVTDTILRRMPDYVHYICPQFAETDINFQRVPTVDTSNPFIARWIPTPDESMVVIRLKNPRGIDFPYLLSMIPNSFMSRANSIVIHGSKLDLAMQLILTPLILQLMERKRRTV, translated from the coding sequence ATGTCCCGCAGCTATCCCATCATATCGATCACCGGCTCCTCCGGAGCCGGCACGACGTCGGTAAAGAAGACGTTCGAGAACATTTTCCGCCGCGAAAAGGTCGCGGCGGCCTACGTCGAGGGCGATGCCTTCCATCGCTACAACCGCGCCGAGATGCGCACGAAAATGGCCGAGGAGGCCGTGCGCGGCAACAGGCACTTCAGCCATTTCAGTCCCGAAACCAATCTGTTCGAAGCGCTCGAGAAACTGTTTCGGGACTACGGCGAATCCGGCACCGGCACCACGCGACACTACGTTCACGACGACCAGGAAGCCAAATTGTACGGCGCCGATCCCGGGACTTTCACCGAATGGACCTCGTTGCCGGAGAAATCCGATCTGCTGTTCTACGAGGGCCTGCATGGTGCTGTCGTGACCGAAAAAGTGAATATTGCGCAGCATGCCGACCTCAAGATCGGCGTCGTCCCGGTCATCAATCTGGAGTGGATTCAGAAGCTGCATCGCGACCGCAGCGACCGTGGCTACACCGCGGAAGCCGTTACCGATACGATCCTGCGGCGGATGCCGGACTACGTGCACTACATCTGTCCGCAATTCGCCGAGACAGACATCAACTTCCAGCGCGTGCCGACGGTCGATACCTCGAATCCATTCATCGCGCGCTGGATTCCGACGCCGGACGAATCGATGGTGGTGATCCGGCTGAAGAATCCGCGCGGGATCGACTTCCCATATTTGCTGTCGATGATTCCGAACAGCTTCATGTCACGCGCCAATTCGATCGTGATTCACGGATCGAAGCTCGATCTGGCGATGCAACTCATTCTCACCCCGCTGATCCTGCAACTGATGGAACGCAAGAGGCGCACGGTATGA
- the tkt gene encoding transketolase, producing MTAPALACIAGRTGVSHAEMANAIRFLAIDAVEKAKSGHPGMPMGMADVATVLFSRFLKFDPADPAWPDRDRFVLSAGHGSMLLYALLYLTGYEGLTLEEIKSFRQWGSKTPGHPEYGHTPGVETTTGPLGQGLATAVGMALAERLMNARFGNDFVDHYTYVIAGDGCLMEGLSHEAISLAGHLGLNRLIVLFDDNEISIDGATSLSCSDDQLARFKASGWSASRIDGHDPEAIAAAIEQARRSDRPSLIVCRTMIGFGAPNRQGSEKAHGAPLGADEVTKTRAALDWSYEPFRIPESVLKQWRKIGERGHAVRRSWVERARQLNPAARSPFHDALNRNLPFGYAEAMTDIRDRFAADKPSIATRQASQLVIDTIAEVLPNLLGGSADLTHSNLTRAKTHRPVNAAAFDGSYIHYGVREHAMAAAMNGIALHGGFIPYGGTFLAFADYSRPAIRLAALMGIRVVHVMTHDSIGLGEDGPTHQPVEHLASLRAIPNLLVFRPGDAVETAEAWDCALRAQASPSVLCLSRQAMPTFRESGGIINLVALGAYVIVEPEGGRDVTLMATGSEVSIALKAAKLLESAGVRAAVVSAPCFDLFRQQSREYRASVLGRVPRIGVEAAVEGEWARWLGDSGEFVGMTGFGASAPAEVLYREFGITEEAVARAAMNCLVRSKVAAIHS from the coding sequence ATGACCGCTCCAGCTCTCGCCTGCATTGCCGGCCGCACGGGTGTTTCGCATGCAGAAATGGCCAATGCGATCCGATTTCTGGCGATCGACGCCGTGGAGAAAGCCAAATCCGGACATCCGGGAATGCCGATGGGCATGGCCGATGTCGCCACCGTGCTGTTCTCGCGCTTCCTCAAATTCGATCCCGCCGACCCGGCATGGCCCGATCGCGATCGTTTCGTGCTGTCGGCCGGTCACGGCTCGATGCTGCTCTACGCGTTGCTGTACCTGACGGGTTACGAAGGTTTGACGTTGGAGGAGATCAAGTCCTTCAGGCAGTGGGGATCGAAAACCCCGGGGCATCCCGAATACGGCCATACGCCGGGCGTCGAGACGACCACCGGGCCGTTGGGGCAGGGGCTCGCTACCGCCGTCGGCATGGCGCTGGCCGAGCGATTGATGAATGCGAGGTTCGGCAACGATTTCGTCGATCACTACACGTATGTGATCGCAGGTGACGGCTGCCTGATGGAAGGCCTGAGTCACGAGGCGATCTCGTTGGCCGGGCATCTCGGTCTCAATCGCCTGATCGTCCTGTTTGATGATAACGAAATTTCGATCGATGGTGCAACCTCGCTGTCGTGTTCGGATGACCAACTCGCGCGCTTCAAGGCCTCGGGGTGGTCGGCGAGCCGGATCGATGGCCACGATCCCGAAGCGATCGCAGCTGCGATCGAGCAGGCGCGACGCAGCGACCGGCCGTCATTGATCGTCTGCCGCACGATGATCGGTTTCGGAGCGCCGAACCGTCAGGGCAGCGAGAAGGCCCATGGAGCGCCGCTCGGTGCCGATGAAGTAACCAAGACCCGTGCCGCGCTGGACTGGTCCTACGAGCCGTTCCGGATTCCGGAGTCCGTTCTCAAGCAATGGCGCAAGATCGGTGAGCGCGGGCATGCGGTCCGCCGAAGCTGGGTCGAGCGAGCCAGGCAATTAAATCCGGCCGCACGTTCGCCGTTCCACGATGCGCTGAACCGAAACCTGCCTTTCGGCTATGCCGAGGCCATGACCGATATCCGCGATCGCTTTGCGGCCGACAAGCCCAGTATCGCGACGCGGCAGGCGTCTCAGCTGGTGATCGACACGATTGCCGAGGTCTTGCCAAACTTACTGGGGGGCTCGGCCGATCTTACGCATTCCAACCTGACGCGCGCCAAGACTCACCGGCCGGTGAATGCCGCGGCCTTTGACGGCAGCTACATCCATTACGGCGTACGCGAGCACGCCATGGCTGCCGCGATGAACGGTATCGCGCTGCATGGCGGCTTTATCCCCTACGGTGGTACATTTCTAGCCTTCGCAGATTACAGCCGGCCCGCGATCAGGCTGGCGGCGCTGATGGGCATCCGCGTCGTCCATGTGATGACACATGATTCCATCGGACTGGGCGAGGACGGCCCAACCCATCAGCCGGTCGAGCATCTGGCGTCGCTGCGGGCCATTCCCAATTTGCTGGTGTTTCGTCCCGGTGACGCCGTCGAAACCGCAGAAGCCTGGGACTGCGCGCTGCGGGCACAGGCAAGCCCGTCGGTGCTGTGCCTGTCGCGACAGGCGATGCCGACGTTTCGTGAAAGTGGCGGCATCATCAATTTGGTGGCGCTGGGGGCGTACGTGATCGTCGAGCCGGAGGGCGGTCGCGACGTCACCCTGATGGCTACGGGCTCGGAAGTGTCGATAGCGCTCAAGGCGGCAAAGCTGCTTGAGAGCGCCGGCGTCCGCGCCGCGGTCGTTTCGGCGCCGTGCTTCGATCTGTTTCGTCAGCAGTCGCGGGAATACCGGGCCAGCGTGCTCGGACGGGTTCCACGGATAGGCGTCGAGGCCGCGGTCGAGGGCGAATGGGCGCGCTGGCTTGGCGACAGCGGCGAATTCGTCGGCATGACCGGCTTCGGCGCATCCGCCCCGGCCGAAGTGTTGTACCGCGAATTCGGCATCACCGAGGAGGCCGTCGCGAGGGCCGCGATGAATTGCCTGGTTCGATCGAAGGTAGCGGCAATTCATTCATGA
- the fba gene encoding class II fructose-bisphosphate aldolase (catalyzes the reversible aldol condensation of dihydroxyacetonephosphate and glyceraldehyde 3-phosphate in the Calvin cycle, glycolysis, and/or gluconeogenesis) has translation MPRITLRQLLDHAAEHGYGVPAFNINNMEQGLAIMEAAAAVDAPVIIQASRGARAYANDIMLSKMIDALEQMYPQIPLCMHQDHGNEEATCATALQHGFTSVMMDGSLKADAKTAADYDYNVDITRRVVEMAHWIGASVEGELGVLGSLEHGGGEQEDGHGVEGKVSHDQLLTDPDQAVDFVRATKVDALAIAMGTSHGAYKFSRKPDGDILAMKVVEEIHRRLPNTHLVMHGSSSVPQALQDLFNQSGGEMPQTWGVPVEEIARGIRHGVRKVNIDTDCRLAMTAAFRKVASQTKSEFDPRKFLKPAMDAMRDLCRERFEQFGTAGHAAKIKVLPLSEMAKRYRTGALDPGIGDIAVAAE, from the coding sequence ATGCCACGAATTACCCTGAGGCAGTTGCTGGATCACGCCGCCGAGCATGGCTACGGCGTGCCGGCCTTCAACATCAACAACATGGAGCAGGGGCTGGCGATCATGGAGGCGGCGGCCGCCGTCGATGCGCCGGTCATCATTCAGGCCTCGCGCGGCGCGCGCGCCTATGCCAACGACATCATGCTGTCGAAGATGATCGATGCGCTGGAGCAAATGTACCCGCAGATTCCGCTCTGCATGCATCAGGACCACGGCAACGAGGAGGCAACCTGCGCCACCGCGCTCCAGCACGGTTTCACCTCGGTCATGATGGATGGCTCGCTGAAGGCGGACGCCAAGACGGCCGCGGACTATGACTACAATGTCGACATCACCAGGCGTGTGGTCGAGATGGCGCACTGGATCGGCGCCTCGGTGGAAGGTGAACTCGGCGTGCTCGGATCGCTTGAGCACGGGGGCGGAGAACAGGAGGACGGCCACGGCGTCGAAGGCAAGGTCAGCCATGATCAGTTGCTGACCGATCCGGACCAGGCCGTAGACTTCGTTCGGGCCACCAAGGTCGACGCGCTGGCGATCGCGATGGGCACCTCGCACGGTGCCTACAAGTTCTCACGTAAGCCCGATGGCGACATTCTCGCCATGAAGGTGGTCGAGGAAATCCATCGCCGGTTGCCGAACACGCATCTGGTGATGCACGGGTCATCCTCGGTACCGCAGGCGCTACAGGATTTGTTCAATCAGTCCGGCGGCGAGATGCCGCAGACCTGGGGGGTGCCGGTCGAGGAGATCGCGCGCGGCATCCGGCACGGCGTTCGCAAGGTCAATATCGACACTGATTGCCGGCTGGCGATGACCGCGGCGTTCCGCAAGGTCGCAAGCCAGACCAAGAGCGAATTCGATCCGCGCAAGTTCCTCAAGCCCGCGATGGATGCGATGCGCGATCTGTGCCGCGAACGCTTTGAGCAGTTCGGCACCGCAGGCCATGCCGCGAAGATCAAGGTGCTCCCGCTGTCGGAGATGGCCAAACGCTATCGCACAGGGGCACTCGATCCAGGTATCGGCGACATCGCCGTAGCCGCCGAATAG
- a CDS encoding form I ribulose bisphosphate carboxylase large subunit, whose amino-acid sequence MNEQSMTVRGKDRYKSGVMEYKKMGYWEPDYEPKDTDIIALFRVTPQDGVDPIEASAAVAGESSTATWTVVWTDRLTAAEKYRAKCYRVDPVPNSPGQYFAYIAYDLDLFEPGSIANLTASIIGNVFGFKPLKALRLEDMRLPIAYVKTFQGPATGIVVERERLDKFGRPLLGATVKPKLGLSGRNYGRVVYEALKGGLDFCKDDENINSQPFMHWRDRFLYCMEAVNRAQAATGEVKGTYLNVTAATMEDMYERADFARELGSVIIMIDLVIGYTAIQSMAKWARRNDMILHLHRAGHSTYTRQRLHGVSFRVIAKWMRLAGVDHIHAGTVVGKLEGDPATTRGYYDICRQDFNPMKLEHGVFFDQPWASLNQMMPVASGGIHAGQMHQLLDHLGEDVVLQFGGGTIGHPKGIQAGATANRVALEAMILARNEGRDYVHEGPEILAKAAQTCTPLRDALEVWKDITFNYESTDSPDFVPTATPAM is encoded by the coding sequence ATGAATGAACAATCGATGACCGTCCGCGGCAAGGACCGCTACAAGTCCGGCGTGATGGAATACAAGAAGATGGGCTATTGGGAGCCGGACTACGAACCCAAGGACACCGATATCATCGCGCTGTTCCGTGTCACGCCGCAGGACGGTGTCGATCCGATCGAGGCGTCGGCCGCCGTGGCCGGCGAATCCTCGACCGCCACATGGACTGTGGTGTGGACCGATCGTCTGACGGCCGCGGAAAAGTACCGCGCCAAATGCTATCGCGTCGATCCCGTGCCAAATTCGCCGGGGCAGTATTTTGCCTATATCGCCTACGACCTCGACCTGTTCGAACCGGGCTCGATCGCCAACCTCACGGCCTCGATCATCGGCAACGTGTTCGGCTTCAAGCCGCTGAAGGCGCTGCGGCTGGAAGACATGCGGCTACCCATTGCCTATGTGAAGACCTTCCAGGGTCCCGCGACCGGCATCGTGGTGGAGCGCGAACGGCTCGACAAGTTCGGCCGGCCGCTGCTCGGCGCCACCGTGAAACCGAAGCTCGGCCTGTCCGGCCGCAATTATGGCCGCGTTGTCTACGAAGCGCTGAAGGGCGGGCTCGATTTCTGCAAGGACGACGAAAACATCAACTCCCAGCCCTTCATGCATTGGCGCGATCGCTTTCTCTATTGCATGGAGGCGGTCAACCGCGCGCAGGCGGCGACCGGCGAGGTGAAGGGCACGTATCTCAACGTCACCGCCGCGACGATGGAAGACATGTATGAGCGCGCCGATTTCGCCAGGGAGCTCGGCTCGGTCATCATCATGATCGATCTGGTGATCGGCTACACGGCGATCCAGTCGATGGCAAAGTGGGCGCGCCGCAACGACATGATCCTGCATCTGCATCGCGCCGGACACTCTACATATACGCGGCAGCGGCTGCATGGCGTCTCGTTTCGCGTCATCGCCAAGTGGATGCGCCTCGCCGGCGTCGACCACATCCATGCCGGGACCGTCGTCGGCAAGCTCGAAGGCGATCCTGCGACGACCCGCGGCTATTACGACATCTGCCGTCAGGACTTCAATCCGATGAAACTCGAGCATGGTGTGTTCTTCGACCAGCCGTGGGCGAGCCTCAACCAGATGATGCCGGTGGCGTCGGGCGGCATTCATGCCGGTCAGATGCATCAACTGCTCGACCATCTCGGCGAGGACGTCGTGCTGCAATTCGGCGGCGGAACGATCGGTCATCCCAAGGGCATCCAGGCCGGGGCCACCGCAAACCGCGTCGCGCTCGAGGCCATGATCCTGGCGCGCAACGAGGGGCGCGATTACGTCCACGAGGGTCCGGAAATTCTCGCCAAGGCCGCCCAAACCTGCACGCCGCTGCGCGACGCGCTGGAGGTCTGGAAGGACATCACCTTCAATTACGAGTCCACGGACTCGCCCGATTTCGTTCCGACCGCCACGCCGGCGATGTGA
- a CDS encoding ribulose bisphosphate carboxylase small subunit, translated as MRVTQGCFSFLPDLTDEQITAQVQYCLNNGWAVNLEFTDDPHPRNTYWEMWGLPMFDLRDAAGVLMELNECRKVYGDRYIRMSAFDSSHGWESVRLSFIVNRPKDEPGFRLERHEVGGRNIRYTTKSYAADRPEGGRYGGK; from the coding sequence ATGCGAGTCACCCAGGGATGTTTTTCGTTTCTCCCCGATCTCACCGACGAGCAGATCACGGCGCAGGTGCAGTACTGCCTCAACAACGGCTGGGCCGTGAACCTCGAGTTCACCGACGATCCTCACCCGCGAAACACCTATTGGGAGATGTGGGGACTGCCGATGTTCGATCTTCGCGATGCCGCAGGCGTGCTGATGGAGCTGAACGAGTGCCGCAAGGTGTACGGTGACCGCTACATCCGAATGTCTGCGTTCGATTCCAGCCATGGCTGGGAGTCGGTTCGATTGTCCTTCATCGTCAACCGGCCGAAGGACGAACCCGGCTTCCGGCTCGAACGGCATGAGGTCGGCGGCCGCAACATCCGCTACACCACGAAATCCTACGCGGCCGATCGTCCCGAGGGCGGACGCTACGGTGGCAAATGA
- the cbbX gene encoding CbbX protein has protein sequence MSAVAASAAAAETPPPEQVDLRREFNEVGIGEVLDQLDRELIGLKPVKTRIREIASLLLIERIRKRMNLTSDVPTLHMSFTGNPGTGKTTVALRMANILHKLGFVRRGHVVSVTRDELVGQYIGHTAPKTKEILKKAMGGVLFIDEAYYLYRPDNERDYGQEAIEILLQVMESQREDLVVILAGYGDRMDKFFSSNPGFRSRIAHHIDFPDYAEEELLAIAELMLRDMNYRFSPDARDAFIRYIALRKTQPLFSNARSIRNALDRMRLRQANRLVADLDRELTADDIMSLEASDVLASRVFSK, from the coding sequence ATGAGCGCGGTAGCGGCATCGGCTGCGGCGGCTGAGACGCCGCCACCTGAACAGGTGGACCTGCGCCGCGAATTCAACGAGGTCGGCATCGGCGAGGTGCTCGATCAGCTCGATCGTGAGCTGATCGGCCTGAAACCGGTCAAGACCCGCATCCGCGAAATCGCCTCGCTGCTGTTGATCGAGCGCATTCGCAAGCGCATGAACCTGACGTCCGATGTCCCGACGTTGCATATGTCCTTTACCGGCAATCCCGGTACGGGAAAGACCACTGTCGCGTTGCGGATGGCCAACATTCTCCACAAGCTCGGCTTCGTGCGCCGTGGCCATGTCGTTTCGGTGACCCGCGATGAACTGGTTGGGCAGTATATCGGTCACACCGCGCCCAAGACGAAAGAGATCCTGAAGAAGGCAATGGGCGGCGTGCTTTTCATCGATGAGGCATACTACCTGTATCGGCCGGACAACGAACGCGACTACGGCCAGGAAGCCATCGAGATCTTGCTACAGGTGATGGAATCGCAGCGCGAGGACCTGGTGGTGATTCTCGCCGGGTACGGCGACCGCATGGACAAGTTCTTCAGCAGCAATCCGGGCTTCCGCTCCCGCATCGCCCACCACATCGATTTTCCGGATTATGCCGAGGAGGAACTGCTGGCTATCGCGGAGCTGATGCTGCGAGACATGAACTACAGATTCAGTCCTGACGCGCGCGACGCCTTCATTCGCTACATCGCGCTGCGCAAGACCCAGCCGCTGTTCTCGAACGCGCGCTCGATCCGCAACGCACTCGACCGCATGCGGCTGCGCCAGGCCAACCGCCTCGTCGCCGATCTCGATCGCGAGCTGACAGCGGACGATATCATGTCGTTGGAGGCGTCGGATGTGCTGGCCAGCAGGGTGTTCTCGAAATAA
- a CDS encoding filamentous haemagglutinin family protein: protein MTFAGGDETIWSTLGDIDAGRGAKTTRVVSAPEIQTDGDTVTKVLEKADISGSGIGTIVGFAGVEEGDVNLIAPQGTVNAGDAGVRVSGNLNIAALFVLNANNFQFSGEVKGLPPKESSLTALKIDTGDASQKAATDAAKDATQSGKSQQALIIIVEVLGFGSGDSPVNQEEPQPRRGGVNEQRSQNPESAYQVIGAGQMTAEEARQVIAERRGGAGQQ, encoded by the coding sequence CTGACATTCGCCGGCGGTGATGAGACGATCTGGTCGACGCTGGGCGACATCGATGCCGGGCGCGGCGCCAAGACGACCCGCGTGGTGTCGGCGCCGGAGATTCAGACCGACGGCGACACAGTGACGAAAGTGCTGGAGAAAGCCGACATATCCGGCAGCGGCATCGGCACCATCGTCGGCTTTGCCGGCGTCGAGGAGGGCGACGTCAACCTGATCGCGCCGCAGGGCACGGTGAACGCGGGCGATGCCGGCGTGCGGGTCAGCGGCAATCTCAATATTGCGGCGCTCTTCGTGCTGAACGCCAACAATTTCCAGTTCTCCGGTGAAGTCAAAGGTCTACCGCCGAAGGAGAGCTCGCTGACGGCCCTGAAAATCGATACCGGCGATGCAAGCCAGAAAGCCGCAACCGATGCGGCAAAGGACGCAACGCAATCCGGTAAATCCCAGCAGGCCTTGATCATCATCGTCGAGGTACTCGGCTTCGGCAGTGGCGACTCACCGGTCAATCAAGAAGAGCCACAGCCGCGCCGTGGCGGTGTGAATGAGCAACGGAGTCAAAATCCGGAGAGCGCCTACCAGGTTATCGGCGCCGGCCAAATGACGGCGGAGGAGGCGAGGCAGGTCATCGCCGAGCGCCGCGGCGGTGCCGGCCAGCAGTGA
- a CDS encoding helix-turn-helix domain-containing protein, with product MRVSSKKPTHVDEHVGKRLRLRRNLLGLSQDDLARRIGLTSQLIQKYEAGETRISASRLYGIATQLAVPITWFFDELEGKRRPSAESKQASSKQALSKQALSKQALETADWSELVTKRESRQLLELYFGIADERLRRKLMEVAQLLKTTEPD from the coding sequence ATGCGTGTTTCTTCGAAGAAGCCGACGCATGTCGATGAGCATGTGGGAAAGCGGTTGCGTCTCAGGCGCAACCTGCTCGGCCTGAGCCAGGACGACCTGGCGCGGCGCATCGGCCTGACGTCTCAGCTCATTCAAAAATACGAGGCCGGCGAAACCAGGATCAGCGCATCAAGGCTCTACGGAATCGCCACGCAACTCGCAGTCCCGATCACGTGGTTCTTCGACGAGCTGGAAGGCAAGAGGCGGCCATCCGCCGAATCGAAGCAAGCCTCATCCAAGCAGGCCCTGTCGAAGCAAGCCTTGTCGAAGCAAGCCTTGGAGACTGCAGATTGGAGTGAACTCGTCACCAAGCGGGAGTCGCGTCAGCTCCTCGAACTCTACTTCGGTATCGCCGACGAACGCCTGCGCCGAAAGCTGATGGAAGTCGCGCAGCTCCTGAAGACAACTGAACCAGACTAG